A genomic window from Thioalkalivibrio sp. ALJ12 includes:
- a CDS encoding CBS domain-containing protein — translation MTAEFPHKPLPSSKAAPGTGLQQVTDEEPRVTLASSALCVLTDFRRVPVATIGPDATLGQATEQMIARGVRLLIVVDDARQVRGLITARDTQGERPIQMVNERGLRHEDLRVRDLMAPLDDVDLLDMQRVMQADVGDIIATLKDWGRQHALVGQTDPATGETRIRGMFSATQIGRQLGVSVQTFDVARTFAEIQAALSKTY, via the coding sequence ATGACCGCAGAATTCCCGCACAAGCCCCTGCCATCGAGCAAGGCAGCTCCCGGAACCGGGCTTCAGCAGGTAACCGACGAGGAACCGCGGGTTACGCTGGCCTCCTCCGCGTTGTGTGTGCTGACCGACTTCCGCCGAGTGCCGGTGGCCACAATTGGTCCCGACGCGACCCTCGGTCAGGCGACGGAGCAGATGATTGCCAGGGGTGTGCGGTTGCTGATCGTGGTCGACGACGCGCGGCAGGTGCGCGGGTTGATTACGGCTCGCGATACGCAGGGGGAGCGCCCGATCCAGATGGTGAATGAGCGTGGTCTGCGGCATGAGGACCTCCGGGTCCGTGACCTGATGGCGCCCCTGGATGATGTGGATCTTCTGGACATGCAACGGGTGATGCAGGCGGACGTTGGCGACATCATCGCAACCCTGAAGGACTGGGGGCGTCAGCATGCGCTCGTGGGCCAGACGGATCCGGCGACCGGCGAGACCCGCATCCGGGGCATGTTCTCGGCCACGCAGATTGGCCGCCAACTGGGCGTGTCGGTGCAGACCTTTGATGTCGCGCGGACCTTCGCCGAGATCCAGGCGGCATTGTCGAAGACCTACTGA
- the sat gene encoding sulfate adenylyltransferase, giving the protein MIKPHGADTLKPLFVYDPEQHHALLKEAESLPSVVISSAAAGNAVMMGGGYFTPLTGFMNVADAMGCAENMRTTSGLFFPVPVVNLLENADAIRGAKRIALRDPNMEGNPVLAIQEVEAIEEFTPEQMETMTQKVYGTTDMEHPGVAAFNSEGRVCVSGPIQVLHFSYFQDDFPDTFRTAVEIRNEIAERGWNKVVAFQTRNPMHRAHEELCRMALDQLGADGLVIHMLLGKLKPGDIPAPVRDAAIRKMAEIYFPPNTVMITGYGFDMLYAGPREAVLHALFRQNMGATHFIIGRDHAGVGDYYGPFDAQTIFDTEVPSDALEIEIFRADHTAFSKKLGRVVMMCDAPDHTKEDFVLLSGTKVREMLGRGEAPPPEFSRPEVAEILMDYYQSINQ; this is encoded by the coding sequence ATGATCAAACCGCACGGTGCAGACACCCTGAAGCCCCTGTTTGTCTACGACCCCGAACAACACCATGCCTTGTTGAAAGAGGCCGAAAGCCTCCCCTCCGTGGTGATCAGCTCTGCGGCCGCCGGCAACGCCGTGATGATGGGAGGGGGCTATTTCACACCCCTGACCGGCTTCATGAATGTCGCAGACGCAATGGGCTGCGCGGAGAACATGCGGACCACCAGCGGCCTGTTTTTCCCGGTCCCGGTGGTAAACCTGTTGGAGAATGCCGACGCCATCCGCGGGGCCAAGCGAATTGCCCTGCGCGATCCCAACATGGAGGGGAACCCGGTACTCGCCATCCAGGAAGTCGAGGCCATCGAGGAGTTCACCCCCGAACAGATGGAGACCATGACGCAGAAGGTCTACGGCACGACCGACATGGAACACCCCGGGGTGGCCGCCTTCAACAGCGAGGGCCGCGTCTGCGTGTCGGGCCCTATCCAGGTGCTCCACTTCTCCTATTTCCAGGATGACTTCCCCGACACCTTCCGCACTGCGGTCGAGATCCGCAACGAGATCGCGGAACGCGGCTGGAACAAGGTGGTGGCCTTCCAGACCCGCAACCCGATGCACCGCGCTCACGAGGAGCTATGCCGCATGGCACTGGACCAGCTGGGCGCCGATGGCCTGGTGATCCACATGCTGCTGGGCAAGCTGAAGCCCGGCGATATCCCGGCCCCGGTGCGCGACGCCGCCATTCGCAAGATGGCCGAGATCTACTTCCCCCCGAACACCGTGATGATCACCGGGTACGGCTTCGACATGCTTTATGCCGGGCCGCGGGAGGCCGTGCTCCATGCGCTGTTCCGGCAGAACATGGGGGCGACCCACTTCATCATCGGGCGCGATCACGCCGGGGTTGGGGACTACTACGGACCGTTCGACGCCCAGACCATCTTCGACACGGAGGTCCCGAGCGACGCACTGGAGATCGAGATCTTCCGAGCGGACCACACCGCCTTCTCGAAGAAGCTCGGCCGCGTGGTCATGATGTGTGATGCGCCCGACCACACGAAGGAGGACTTCGTGCTCCTGTCCGGCACCAAGGTGCGCGAGATGCTGGGCCGCGGCGAGGCACCCCCGCCCGAGTTTTCCCGCCCGGAGGTGGCCGAGATCCTGATGGACTACTACCAGAGCATCAATCAGTAA
- the aprB gene encoding adenylyl-sulfate reductase subunit beta: MPTFVYMTRCDGCGYCVDICPSDIMHIDETTRRAYNIEPNMCWECFSCVKACPHHAIDVRGYADFAPLGHSVRVDRDEERGTIAWKIKFRDGREKEFLSPITTKPWGKHIPQLADVPAPDKSMRDSQLLFNEPKYIRMDEGDLHTLEAAGLKLKEGVYY, from the coding sequence ATGCCAACTTTCGTATACATGACCCGTTGCGATGGCTGTGGATACTGCGTGGATATCTGCCCGTCAGACATCATGCATATCGACGAAACCACCCGTCGTGCCTACAACATCGAGCCCAATATGTGCTGGGAGTGCTTCTCCTGCGTGAAAGCCTGCCCGCACCACGCCATTGACGTGCGCGGCTATGCGGACTTCGCGCCGCTTGGGCACAGCGTACGCGTCGACCGCGACGAAGAGCGGGGAACTATCGCCTGGAAGATCAAGTTCCGCGATGGTCGCGAAAAGGAGTTCCTGTCGCCCATTACCACCAAACCCTGGGGCAAGCACATCCCGCAGCTGGCCGACGTTCCTGCGCCGGACAAGTCGATGAGGGACAGCCAGCTGCTGTTCAACGAGCCCAAGTACATCCGTATGGATGAGGGGGATCTGCACACGCTTGAGGCCGCCGGTCTCAAACTGAAAGAAGGGGTGTACTACTGA
- the aprA gene encoding adenylyl-sulfate reductase subunit alpha: MAYKTIVEDNIDILVCGAGLGGTGAAWEARFWGQDKKVVIAEKANIDRSGAVAQGLYAINCYMGTRWGENNPEDHVRYARIDLMGMVREDLLFDMARHVDSTVHQFEEWGLPLMRDPKTGAYQREGRWQIMIHGESYKPIVAEAAKKSADTIYNRICVTHLLMDESKENRVAGAVGFNVRTGNYHVFKSKTVIVAAGGASMIFKPRSVGEGAGRVWYAPWSSGSAYGLLINAGAKMTQMENRIVLARFKDGYGPVGAYFLHLKTRTQNCNGEEYESKWWPQLQEMVGKEYLDPEVSHRTHRPIPTCLRNHAFLNEVNAGRGPIHMVTMEAFQDPHLEEVGWENFLGMTVGQAVLWAATDVDPKNENPELTTSEPYVMGSHATGCGAWCSGPEDVSPPEYFWGYNRMTSVEGLFGAGDAVGGTPHAFSSGSFTEGRLAAKAACKYIDDGKADGIRVSDSQINKRKEEIYKPLEHYKIYSNEVVAGSVNPNFINPRQGLDRLQKLMDEYCGGVTVSYMTNEKLLNIGLKKMHILEEDLDKLAAEDIHELLRAWELKHRVRTAESVFQHTLFRKETRWPGYYYRGDYMKLDDKNWHHLTVSRRDPKTGEYTMEKAPCYHLVDKDEAPAEPEKAEA; this comes from the coding sequence ATGGCCTACAAGACAATCGTCGAAGACAACATCGACATCTTGGTTTGTGGCGCCGGCCTGGGCGGCACGGGCGCCGCCTGGGAAGCCCGGTTCTGGGGCCAGGACAAGAAGGTCGTGATTGCGGAGAAGGCCAACATCGACCGCTCCGGCGCCGTGGCCCAGGGCCTGTACGCGATCAACTGCTACATGGGCACCCGCTGGGGCGAGAACAACCCCGAGGACCATGTTCGCTACGCGCGTATCGACCTGATGGGCATGGTGCGCGAGGATCTGCTGTTCGACATGGCGCGCCACGTGGATTCCACCGTGCACCAGTTCGAGGAATGGGGTCTCCCGCTGATGCGCGACCCGAAGACGGGCGCCTACCAGCGGGAAGGCCGCTGGCAGATCATGATCCACGGCGAGTCCTACAAGCCGATCGTGGCCGAGGCCGCCAAGAAGTCGGCCGATACGATCTACAACCGCATCTGCGTCACCCATCTGCTGATGGACGAGTCCAAGGAGAACCGGGTGGCCGGCGCCGTGGGCTTCAATGTGCGCACCGGCAACTATCACGTCTTCAAGTCGAAGACGGTAATCGTTGCTGCCGGCGGCGCATCGATGATCTTCAAGCCGCGCTCGGTCGGTGAAGGGGCGGGCCGTGTCTGGTACGCGCCCTGGTCTTCCGGCTCGGCCTACGGTCTGCTGATCAATGCCGGTGCCAAGATGACCCAGATGGAAAACCGCATCGTGCTGGCCCGCTTCAAGGATGGTTACGGCCCGGTCGGTGCCTACTTCCTGCATCTGAAGACCCGCACGCAGAACTGCAACGGCGAAGAGTACGAGTCCAAGTGGTGGCCGCAGCTGCAGGAGATGGTCGGCAAGGAGTACCTGGATCCGGAGGTCTCCCACCGGACCCATCGCCCGATCCCGACGTGCCTGCGCAACCACGCGTTCCTCAACGAGGTGAATGCCGGCCGTGGCCCGATCCACATGGTCACCATGGAGGCCTTCCAGGATCCGCATCTTGAAGAGGTGGGCTGGGAGAACTTCCTGGGTATGACCGTCGGCCAGGCCGTGCTCTGGGCCGCCACCGACGTGGACCCCAAGAACGAGAACCCCGAGCTGACCACCTCGGAGCCCTACGTGATGGGCTCGCATGCCACGGGCTGTGGAGCCTGGTGCTCCGGTCCGGAAGATGTTTCCCCGCCCGAGTACTTCTGGGGCTACAACCGCATGACCAGCGTCGAAGGCCTGTTTGGTGCCGGCGACGCCGTGGGCGGGACGCCACATGCGTTCTCCTCCGGTTCCTTCACCGAGGGCCGGCTGGCCGCGAAGGCTGCCTGCAAGTACATCGACGATGGCAAGGCCGACGGCATCCGCGTCTCCGATTCGCAGATCAACAAGCGCAAAGAGGAGATCTACAAGCCGCTCGAGCACTACAAGATCTATAGCAACGAGGTTGTGGCCGGTTCGGTCAATCCGAACTTCATCAACCCGCGCCAGGGTCTTGACCGCCTGCAGAAGCTGATGGACGAATACTGCGGCGGCGTGACGGTCAGCTACATGACCAACGAGAAGCTGCTCAATATCGGCCTGAAGAAGATGCACATCCTCGAAGAGGATCTGGACAAGCTGGCGGCGGAGGACATCCACGAGCTGCTGCGTGCCTGGGAGCTGAAGCACCGCGTGCGCACGGCCGAGAGCGTCTTCCAACACACGCTGTTCCGCAAGGAAACCCGCTGGCCGGGTTACTACTACCGAGGCGACTACATGAAGCTCGACGACAAGAACTGGCATCACCTGACCGTCTCTCGTCGTGACCCGAAGACGGGCGAGTACACCATGGAGAAGGCGCCGTGCTATCACCTGGTCGACAAGGACGAGGCCCCGGCCGAACCCGAGAAGGCGGAAGCCTAG
- a CDS encoding peptidylprolyl isomerase: MTDVIKDNKYVELNYQVIDEKSGQVLTEVEFPLGYVHGVNEVLSPKVMGELEGKAQGETIEVPIDCNALYGPRDESLVITEAIENVPEEYRELGTAILMENDRGQTKNFLVTRLDDKTITIDGNNPLCGRQVIFKLNVLLVRDATADEIEHGGKVESGPEIDSGRAVPIE; the protein is encoded by the coding sequence ATGACAGATGTAATCAAGGACAACAAGTACGTCGAGCTGAATTACCAGGTCATCGACGAGAAATCCGGCCAGGTCCTGACCGAGGTGGAGTTCCCCCTGGGATACGTGCACGGCGTCAATGAGGTCCTGTCGCCCAAGGTGATGGGCGAGCTTGAGGGCAAGGCGCAGGGCGAAACCATCGAGGTCCCCATCGATTGCAATGCGCTGTACGGCCCGCGCGACGAGTCCCTGGTGATCACGGAAGCGATCGAAAACGTGCCGGAGGAGTACCGCGAGCTCGGTACGGCGATCCTGATGGAAAACGATCGTGGCCAGACCAAGAATTTTCTGGTTACGCGGCTCGACGACAAGACGATCACCATTGATGGCAATAACCCGCTGTGTGGTCGGCAGGTGATTTTCAAACTGAATGTGTTGTTGGTGCGTGATGCCACTGCGGACGAAATCGAGCATGGTGGCAAGGTGGAGTCGGGCCCGGAAATCGACAGCGGACGAGCGGTGCCCATCGAGTGA
- a CDS encoding AmpG family muropeptide MFS transporter produces the protein MSTAAESQNRPNRDWREALAVYRHPRVVGMLFLGFAAGLPLLLTGGTFTAWLRDLGVELASIGFLSWVGMAYSIKVLWAPIVDRMRLPLLTRIFGRRRAWMLAAQATIMLGLFGIAFTDPTEQLWLVAVWAVLTAFGAATQDIAIDAYRIEAVSQERQGAMAAAYVFGYRVALLTAGAGALHIAAAGSWSLSYMAMAALMLVGVVCTLIVREPEVATRDAQTARLEERVVHYINNTADTGLWRDFKAWFIGAVVCPFVEFWQRFGRIALLVIAFIAIFRISDIFMGVMANPFYLDLGFTKDEIANIAAAFGLAMTLTGAALGGLLVVRFGIMRMLIATAILAPATNLTFSWLATLGPETYGLVFAIMADNLSGGMAISVFIAYLSSLTNSAYTATQYALFSSIMTLPGQFLAGFTGVFAEHLGWFWFFASSALIGIPTILLALALMRWANPDRMAQPGRPSELQAPPEGPERAPS, from the coding sequence GTGAGCACGGCTGCCGAGTCGCAGAACCGGCCAAACCGCGACTGGCGCGAGGCGCTGGCCGTCTACCGCCACCCGCGGGTGGTGGGCATGCTGTTCCTCGGTTTTGCCGCCGGACTCCCGCTACTGCTGACCGGCGGCACCTTCACCGCCTGGCTGCGCGACCTCGGGGTCGAACTGGCCTCCATCGGTTTCCTCTCCTGGGTGGGCATGGCCTACAGCATCAAGGTGCTGTGGGCTCCCATCGTGGACCGGATGCGGCTACCGCTGCTGACCCGGATCTTCGGGCGACGGCGGGCCTGGATGCTGGCGGCGCAGGCGACCATCATGCTGGGGCTGTTCGGAATCGCCTTTACCGACCCCACCGAACAGCTCTGGCTGGTCGCGGTCTGGGCGGTACTGACCGCCTTTGGTGCCGCGACCCAGGACATCGCGATCGACGCCTACCGCATCGAGGCGGTCAGCCAGGAGCGCCAGGGCGCGATGGCCGCAGCCTATGTCTTTGGCTATCGCGTGGCATTGCTGACGGCCGGGGCGGGGGCGCTGCATATTGCGGCCGCCGGCAGCTGGAGCCTGTCCTATATGGCGATGGCGGCGCTGATGCTGGTCGGGGTCGTATGCACCCTGATCGTGCGCGAACCCGAGGTGGCCACCCGCGACGCGCAGACCGCCCGGCTCGAAGAACGCGTGGTGCATTACATCAACAACACCGCCGACACCGGCCTCTGGCGGGACTTCAAGGCCTGGTTCATCGGCGCAGTGGTATGCCCGTTCGTGGAGTTCTGGCAGCGCTTCGGACGAATCGCCCTGCTGGTGATCGCGTTCATCGCGATCTTCCGCATCAGCGACATCTTCATGGGGGTGATGGCCAACCCGTTCTATCTCGACCTGGGCTTCACCAAGGACGAGATCGCCAACATCGCCGCGGCCTTCGGGCTGGCGATGACGCTGACGGGGGCCGCCCTGGGCGGACTGCTGGTCGTGCGTTTCGGGATCATGCGCATGCTGATCGCCACCGCCATCCTGGCGCCGGCTACCAACCTGACCTTCTCCTGGCTGGCGACCCTGGGCCCGGAAACCTACGGTCTGGTGTTCGCAATCATGGCCGACAATCTCTCCGGCGGGATGGCGATATCGGTGTTCATCGCCTATCTCTCCAGCCTGACCAACTCGGCCTACACCGCGACCCAGTACGCCCTGTTCAGCTCGATCATGACCCTCCCGGGTCAGTTCCTGGCCGGATTTACCGGCGTATTCGCCGAGCACCTGGGCTGGTTCTGGTTCTTTGCCAGCTCCGCGCTCATTGGCATCCCCACCATCCTGCTGGCCCTCGCCCTGATGCGCTGGGCCAATCCGGACCGCATGGCCCAGCCGGGTCGACCGTCGGAGTTGCAGGCGCCGCCGGAGGGACCGGAACGCGCCCCCTCGTAA
- a CDS encoding exodeoxyribonuclease III, which yields MRILSMNANGIRAAARKGFFDWLPTTEADVVCIQETKAQIHQIQGEPFHPPGYHCAYVDAVKPGYSGVALYSRRQPDEVITRIGFEEADNEGRYVEMRFGDLSVVSLYLPSGSSGDHRQDSKWRFLDFFRPWLAERMQDGREWVICGDWNIAHKEIDLRNWKSNQKNSGFLPEERAWLDHLFDEIGMVDVFRRLDDRPEQYTWWSNRGQAWAKNVGWRIDYQIATPGIAETARAPYIHTDDRYSDHAPFWIDYDYTP from the coding sequence ATGCGCATACTCTCGATGAACGCCAACGGCATCCGTGCCGCCGCCCGAAAGGGCTTCTTCGACTGGCTCCCGACGACCGAGGCCGACGTGGTCTGCATCCAGGAGACCAAGGCCCAGATTCACCAGATTCAGGGCGAGCCTTTCCATCCCCCCGGCTACCACTGCGCCTATGTGGATGCGGTCAAGCCCGGCTACAGTGGCGTGGCCCTGTACAGCCGGCGTCAGCCGGACGAGGTGATCACGCGCATTGGCTTCGAGGAGGCGGACAACGAGGGCCGCTACGTGGAGATGCGCTTCGGGGACCTGTCCGTGGTGTCGCTCTACCTGCCCTCGGGTTCCTCGGGGGACCACCGGCAGGATTCGAAGTGGCGGTTTCTGGACTTCTTCCGGCCCTGGCTGGCGGAGCGCATGCAGGACGGGCGCGAGTGGGTGATCTGCGGCGACTGGAACATCGCCCACAAGGAGATCGACCTGCGCAACTGGAAATCCAATCAGAAGAACTCGGGCTTCCTGCCCGAGGAGCGGGCCTGGCTGGATCACCTGTTCGACGAGATCGGGATGGTGGATGTATTCCGGCGGCTGGACGACCGACCCGAGCAGTACACCTGGTGGTCCAATCGCGGCCAGGCCTGGGCGAAGAACGTGGGCTGGCGCATCGACTACCAGATTGCCACCCCCGGCATCGCGGAGACCGCGCGGGCCCCGTACATCCATACGGACGACCGCTACTCCGATCACGCCCCGTTCTGGATCGACTATGACTACACCCCCTGA
- the pyrE gene encoding orotate phosphoribosyltransferase: protein MTAHAFLDYALERDVLRFGEFTLKSGRVSPYFFNAGLFNRGSDLVRLGEFYAQAIVDSGVSFDLVFGPAYKGIPLAAAVTEALYRDHEMDRPWAFNRKEAKDHGEGGNIVGAPLAGRVLIVDDVITAGTAIRESVELIRAAGATPVAVAIALDREERGRGERSAIQEVEDELGLEVVRVARLGDLVQMLEQTGRAPEHLEALRAYRAEYGV from the coding sequence ATGACCGCCCATGCCTTTCTCGACTATGCCCTGGAACGCGATGTCCTGCGCTTTGGCGAGTTCACACTGAAGTCGGGGCGGGTAAGCCCGTATTTCTTCAATGCCGGCCTGTTCAACCGCGGCTCCGATCTCGTACGCCTGGGCGAGTTCTATGCACAGGCGATCGTCGATTCCGGCGTCTCCTTCGACCTGGTCTTTGGTCCGGCGTACAAGGGCATCCCGCTGGCTGCGGCCGTCACCGAGGCGCTGTACCGCGACCACGAGATGGACCGGCCCTGGGCCTTCAACCGCAAGGAGGCCAAGGACCATGGCGAGGGCGGCAACATTGTGGGGGCACCGCTGGCCGGGCGTGTGCTGATTGTGGACGACGTGATCACCGCCGGCACTGCCATCCGCGAATCGGTGGAGCTGATCCGCGCGGCGGGCGCCACGCCGGTGGCGGTGGCCATTGCCCTGGATCGCGAAGAGCGCGGCCGCGGCGAGCGTTCGGCAATCCAGGAGGTCGAGGACGAGTTGGGCCTGGAGGTCGTGCGCGTGGCTCGGCTGGGGGACCTGGTGCAGATGCTGGAGCAGACCGGCCGCGCCCCTGAGCACCTCGAGGCCCTGCGCGCCTACCGCGCCGAATACGGGGTCTGA
- a CDS encoding LysM domain-containing protein — protein MTRLAVGAALPLVALLTGCAMLGVEGDEPATEAPEVSEEASAEGPVAAEDLTIAEIIEALQEGDIERADPALDRFLEGESGHRVARSLRAQLDADPREELGSAYFTHTVEPGETLGQLARQYLGDANRFLILARYNDIERPSRLLAGQRLRIPETAAREAPAANAERLDEQLAALGGRDDEEAYLRAIEADLEAGRYGEARDGVRQARAQAGNGLRGQRLDELERAVDGRYWEQRGHAARDAGDPEAALAAYDRALEADSGRAKAREAREELREQRKDELHSAAIQRYRNQDLDEAIALWDKALELDPEFEAARGYRLRALELQRRLERLGRSEEGAS, from the coding sequence ATGACGCGTCTTGCTGTCGGGGCAGCATTGCCCCTCGTCGCCCTGCTGACCGGCTGTGCAATGCTGGGAGTCGAAGGAGATGAACCGGCCACCGAGGCGCCCGAGGTGTCCGAAGAGGCCTCTGCAGAAGGCCCCGTGGCGGCGGAAGACCTGACCATCGCGGAGATCATCGAGGCCCTGCAGGAAGGGGACATCGAACGGGCGGACCCGGCGCTGGACCGATTCCTGGAGGGCGAGTCCGGTCACCGGGTCGCGCGCAGCCTGCGCGCGCAGCTGGATGCGGACCCGCGCGAGGAACTGGGCTCGGCCTACTTTACGCATACGGTAGAGCCGGGCGAGACACTGGGCCAGCTGGCCCGGCAGTACCTGGGCGATGCCAATCGCTTCCTGATCCTCGCGCGTTACAACGACATCGAGCGCCCATCGCGGCTACTGGCCGGCCAGCGCCTGCGCATACCGGAGACCGCCGCGCGCGAGGCCCCCGCCGCCAATGCGGAGAGGCTCGACGAGCAATTGGCGGCCCTTGGGGGACGGGACGACGAAGAGGCCTACCTGCGCGCGATCGAGGCCGACCTGGAGGCGGGGCGTTACGGAGAGGCGCGCGACGGTGTCCGGCAGGCGCGCGCACAGGCCGGCAATGGCCTTCGGGGGCAACGACTCGACGAGCTGGAACGCGCGGTGGACGGCCGCTACTGGGAGCAGCGCGGGCACGCGGCACGGGATGCGGGTGACCCCGAGGCCGCGCTGGCCGCCTACGACCGGGCGTTGGAGGCCGACTCCGGGCGCGCCAAGGCCCGGGAGGCGCGCGAGGAACTGCGCGAACAGCGCAAGGACGAGCTGCATTCGGCCGCCATCCAGCGTTATCGCAACCAGGACCTGGACGAGGCGATTGCCCTGTGGGACAAGGCGCTGGAGCTCGACCCCGAATTCGAGGCCGCACGCGGATACCGCTTGCGGGCTCTGGAACTGCAGCGCCGCCTGGAGCGTCTGGGACGCTCGGAAGAAGGCGCTTCCTGA
- a CDS encoding PP2C family serine/threonine-protein phosphatase: METAVAKEIGGRREQQDAAGVWTCPNTRCALLVVADGMGGHADGAQAARMAIATAERLWHDCDGRPEDPAALLERLFREAQAALHNPGAAPGEQSGTTLVALYVGPERAWWAHCGDSRLYHFEGERLIARTRDHTRVQALADAGEIREEDMATHPEQNQLLQALGVVDPIRVKHGEASLTPDSRFLLCSDGYWEQLDPEESAQWMSQPDLQAACTQTAARAAQRGGVHGDNVAIAAWRAQAMTTPARRHLRAAIRPLLLGALLLLAVLAILFWPLD; the protein is encoded by the coding sequence ATGGAGACCGCGGTAGCCAAGGAAATCGGCGGGCGGCGCGAGCAGCAGGACGCAGCCGGTGTATGGACCTGCCCGAATACCCGGTGCGCGTTGCTGGTCGTCGCGGACGGCATGGGCGGGCACGCGGACGGCGCTCAGGCAGCCCGGATGGCCATCGCCACCGCCGAGCGCCTGTGGCACGACTGCGACGGTCGCCCGGAGGACCCGGCGGCACTCCTGGAGCGCCTCTTTCGCGAGGCCCAGGCCGCCCTGCACAACCCCGGCGCGGCACCCGGCGAACAATCCGGGACCACGCTGGTGGCGCTGTATGTCGGGCCGGAGCGGGCCTGGTGGGCCCACTGCGGCGACAGCCGTCTGTATCACTTCGAGGGGGAGCGCCTGATCGCCCGCACGCGGGACCACACGCGGGTGCAGGCGCTGGCGGATGCCGGCGAGATCCGCGAAGAAGACATGGCAACCCACCCGGAACAGAACCAGCTCCTGCAGGCCCTGGGCGTGGTCGATCCGATCCGGGTGAAACATGGCGAGGCCTCGCTAACGCCCGATAGCCGCTTCCTGCTGTGCTCCGATGGGTACTGGGAACAGCTGGACCCCGAGGAAAGTGCTCAATGGATGAGTCAGCCGGATCTTCAGGCCGCCTGTACGCAGACGGCCGCCCGCGCGGCACAGCGCGGCGGCGTGCATGGCGACAATGTGGCCATCGCCGCCTGGCGTGCACAGGCCATGACCACCCCGGCTCGGCGCCACCTGCGTGCCGCCATCCGGCCGCTACTGCTGGGGGCCCTGCTCCTGCTCGCCGTCCTTGCAATCCTCTTCTGGCCTCTGGACTGA
- a CDS encoding PDC sensor domain-containing protein, with product MTELKKAIEHQREYLEARLQEPLAEIAARISKAWPRREALDSILEEAIRQIPEATFVYALNTEGIQLSDNISRSGVLPEHFGRDRSQRPYMKEAVPAEGFLLSEAYISLLGRRPSLTSLQLVRDENGTALGFLGADFDLRNLPDLSEDLYEEPNEWRQIKGDPSIRGTLFLQSRTESLMDQHIDTALAILEELFTERGVFQGVFHFSSSRATLWTTEDPYRYRILTHESLADPDVCLAFPHEPYPEEALIPKESVGRVLEGLKALRFADETIYLRSASVNLFNGMVSLTFSCDGSHYMTWDDFLGRSIDFWIGATG from the coding sequence ATGACGGAACTGAAAAAAGCCATCGAGCACCAGCGCGAATATCTGGAAGCCCGGCTACAGGAGCCGCTGGCCGAAATCGCAGCCCGTATAAGCAAGGCCTGGCCGCGACGCGAGGCACTGGATTCGATCCTGGAAGAGGCGATCCGGCAGATCCCGGAAGCCACGTTTGTCTATGCCCTGAACACCGAGGGCATCCAGCTATCCGACAACATCTCGCGCAGCGGCGTGCTGCCGGAGCACTTCGGTCGCGACCGCTCGCAGCGCCCCTACATGAAGGAGGCGGTGCCAGCCGAGGGCTTCCTGCTGTCGGAGGCCTACATCAGCCTGCTCGGACGCCGCCCTTCGCTCACCTCGCTACAGCTGGTGCGCGACGAGAACGGCACGGCGCTCGGGTTCCTCGGCGCGGATTTCGACCTGCGCAACCTGCCGGATCTGTCGGAGGATCTCTACGAGGAACCGAACGAGTGGCGCCAGATCAAGGGCGACCCGTCCATCCGCGGTACCCTGTTCCTGCAGAGCCGCACCGAGAGCCTGATGGACCAGCACATCGACACCGCGCTGGCCATCCTGGAAGAGCTGTTCACCGAGCGCGGCGTATTCCAGGGCGTGTTCCACTTCTCCAGCTCGCGGGCGACGCTCTGGACTACGGAGGACCCCTACCGCTACCGCATCCTGACCCATGAATCCCTGGCCGACCCCGATGTCTGCCTCGCCTTTCCCCACGAGCCTTACCCGGAGGAAGCGCTGATCCCGAAAGAGTCCGTGGGCCGCGTGCTCGAAGGGCTCAAGGCCCTGCGCTTTGCCGACGAGACCATCTACCTGCGCTCGGCCTCGGTGAACCTGTTCAACGGCATGGTCAGCCTGACTTTCTCCTGCGACGGCTCCCACTACATGACCTGGGACGACTTCCTCGGCCGCTCCATCGACTTCTGGATCGGCGCCACCGGGTAA